In Pan troglodytes isolate AG18354 chromosome 5, NHGRI_mPanTro3-v2.0_pri, whole genome shotgun sequence, the sequence taaatgtatacatAGTTCATATTTCTCTCAacgtttaatattagaagtgtttgggGTCTTTATtgagaagtttggtgatgtttttgtgaccagaaatatgctataggaacttaactcttgtttacaTCAATCAGCCTAGGGTAAAAATGGTTTTGTTATATGTTGTTTTGCGTAAAGTCATGGTTTCCAGGAACTTATGGATGACACTGAGGATTACTCCAATACTTGTAGTAAACTTGGGAGAAAAAGGCAAGGACTAAAGTTACTACTCCTAACACAAATGAGACGGTCATGGTGTGCCCCatcaaaaaaggagagaaagagagacagacacatagaaacatgtgcacatagacacacacacacacacacacagagagagagagagagagagagagagggagagagactatAGAAACATGATGTTATAAATAACAATAGTGCTGAGGAAGATGAATTAgtgtaaaattgtattttttgttctGAGGATAGGTTACATATATGATTCTaatccatttattatttttacattccaGGCTACCTAAAAGAAGACAGTTATCTCATATTTGGCTGCCagctttttatctttctcttgaCCACTTAAAACTTCAGACTTCCTCTCCTGCTGGTATCATGGAGAAAGTCCAACACCTCACTCGCTCAGCTATAAGAAGAGCCTCAACCATTGAAATGCCTCAACAAGCACGTCAAAAGCTACAGAATCTATTTATCAATTTCTGTCTCATCTTAATATGTCTCTTGCTGATCTGTATCATCGTGATGCTTCTCTGAAGTTCTGCTACAACCTCTAGATCTGCAGCTTGCCACATCAGCTTAAAATCTGTCATCCCATGCAGACAGGAAAACAATATTGTATAACAGACCACTTCCTGAGTAGAAGAGTTTCTTTGTGAAAAGGTCAAGATTAAGACTAAAACTTATTGTTACCATATGTATTCATCTGTTGGAGCTTGTAAACATGAAAAGggctttattttcaaaaattaacttCAAAATAAGTGTATAAAATGCAACTGTTGATTTCCTCAACATGGCTCACAAATTTCTATCCCAAATCTTTTCTGAAGATGAAGAGTTTAGTTTTAAAACTGCACTGCCAACAAGTTCACTTCATatataaagcattatttttactcttttgaggtgaatataatttatattacaaTGTAAAAGCTTCTTTAATACTAAGTATTTTTCAGGTCTTCACCAAGTATCAAAATAATAACACAAATGAAGTGTCATTATTCAAAATAGTCCACTGACTCCTCACATCTGTTATCTTATTATAAAGAACTATTTGTAGTAACTATCAGAATCTACATTCTAAAacagaaattgtattttttctatgCCACATTAACATCTTTTAAAGTTGATGAGAATCAAGTATGGAAAAGTAAGGCCATACTCTTACATAATAA encodes:
- the PLN gene encoding cardiac phospholamban, producing MEKVQHLTRSAIRRASTIEMPQQARQKLQNLFINFCLILICLLLICIIVMLL